From a single Labrenzia sp. PHM005 genomic region:
- a CDS encoding ABC transporter substrate-binding protein yields MAAADDLRIITTVEPPTNYLDEQGRLTGTSTDIVRALQKIAGIETEIEVMPWSRGYLLAKTQPNIALFTGGRTPERVALGFEFVGPMVTRRHGIYMLSEKSRDFDSLESIADHKLRIAGLRGSWRPALLAKNGIFIEETDSLEAGLRMLQAKRVDGWISSDLELSQILRESGVRRSDLQETFLISEASSYLLLSKGTSAEQIAVLKDAFETLQKTDLLMQLAQKWSGILEVPFSFSRDRGLFLTSGDDDGNRFGG; encoded by the coding sequence GTGGCAGCGGCAGACGACCTGCGGATCATCACCACCGTTGAACCCCCAACCAATTACCTGGACGAACAAGGTCGGCTGACCGGCACATCGACCGATATTGTCAGAGCCTTGCAGAAAATTGCCGGTATCGAAACTGAGATTGAAGTGATGCCTTGGTCTCGCGGGTATCTCTTGGCGAAAACACAGCCGAACATCGCTCTTTTTACAGGTGGGCGAACGCCGGAGCGTGTTGCTCTTGGGTTTGAGTTTGTCGGGCCAATGGTCACCCGGCGGCATGGCATCTACATGCTGTCTGAAAAATCACGAGACTTCGACAGTCTGGAGAGCATTGCAGATCATAAACTGCGAATTGCCGGTTTGCGGGGAAGCTGGCGGCCCGCCCTGTTGGCCAAAAACGGTATCTTTATCGAAGAAACTGACTCCCTTGAAGCTGGACTGAGAATGCTCCAGGCCAAACGGGTGGACGGCTGGATTTCCTCGGATTTGGAGTTGTCCCAGATCTTGCGGGAATCCGGTGTTCGACGCAGCGATCTTCAAGAAACTTTCCTCATCAGTGAGGCCTCAAGTTACTTACTCTTGTCGAAAGGGACGAGCGCTGAGCAGATTGCGGTTTTGAAAGACGCGTTTGAAACGCTCCAGAAAACAGACCTCTTGATGCAGCTTGCACAAAAATGGTCCGGGATTCTGGAAGTCCCATTCTCGTTTTCAAGAGATCGTGGCCTTTTTCTGACGAGCGGCGATGACGATGGAAACCGGTTCGGCGGGTGA